The Pieris rapae chromosome 1, ilPieRapa1.1, whole genome shotgun sequence genome contains the following window.
TTTTAGGAATCATGAAGGTATTAAGAGGGCGTAGTAGGCTAGCAAAATTTATGATTTCAACCTTTGCCTCCGCCCAAGTGACAAACGCATTGATCGCGGCGCAATAGTCgcgtatttatattataaacgcgCCGTTAAAAATGCCTTCGAATTTGTTAATACAAATACGGCGCGTAGTATATGCAAGACAATTagatcatattttaatatgtgattAACTTAACAAGTGTCCGATTAACCACATGGAAAGAGTAGCCTCCATACCAAAGGGAGCACTGCCTATGCAAACCTACTGACCTGCttttaagtgtttttatttgtatttgtcaGAGCCGaatcttaaaactaatattaacaCGTAACAACAGTTACGGTACGCGGTCAGAGTACCATTCCTGATAAAGTTCAGGCCACAATGACGTGACGCAATAATAAGGATACTGGGCTTCGTGACTGCTGCGTATCGAAAGACGATTTGCAGAAGTTAATCACTTATTGAGAATTATTAGAGTATTAACCAGGCTATAGATTCCAAACTTGGTCATTTTGTATCGTTCGTTCTCTGAAAATGTCTCTTTTTGTCGATATAAGGGGAGAGATCAACTCTATTATCAACCCCTCTTTGACGGAAACTGAGTGTCTAAGAGAGGAAgttaatacattgaaaaataatatttaaactaatagtTCTATTATAGACGAACTACGATGCCAAATAAATAAGCAACAACAGTGGAATAGAATGAACAAATTAGAAATTGTTGGGCTGCCACAAACCAAGAATGAATCTACATGCGCCTTAGTAAAGGCAATAGCAAAACATGCAGACGTAGTATTGCGGGATGATGAGATCGAATTTGCTAACCGCATACAGCCGAAGCAATCTATGCCTGGCAAAGCCAAAACAATCGTGGTGCGCTTGAAGACACGCGAAgtaaaagacaaaatattatcTGGCCTACGCAAAAAACGGGGAATCCATACATCTAATGTAGGAATGTCAGGGGATTCGAAAAGATTCTATGTAAATGTGCATTTGACCCCAGATAATAAGCATCTTCTTAAGGAGGCAAAAGCACTGGCAATCGATAAAGGTTTTAAATACGTATGGGTTCGTAACTGTGGATTTTTTTTACGCAGAAACGAAGAGTAACCATAAATTTCGAACGGGATTTGGCAAATAGGTATTGTTCGTTAACTCTACTACTATGTATTAATCATATGTATAATT
Protein-coding sequences here:
- the LOC123689637 gene encoding uncharacterized protein LOC123689637; amino-acid sequence: MTSIIDELRCQINKQQQWNRMNKLEIVGLPQTKNESTCALVKAIAKHADVVLRDDEIEFANRIQPKQSMPGKAKTIVVRLKTREVKDKILSGLRKKRGIHTSNVGMSGDSKRFYVNVHLTPDNKHLLKEAKALAIDKGFKYVWVRNCGFFLRRNEE